The nucleotide sequence TCTGTATTGTTCAGGGTGATCAGGAAGCACAGTACACTAGGATTAGAGACTATCTTCAAGCTTTTTGGACACAAACCCTGGTAGCAGATGCATTGTAACAACTAGAGTTGTTAGAGAGCATCCAAGCAAAAATCCCAGATTTCATAGACTCTTCATTTGTCTTGCAGCCCAAAGGGAGGGTTTTCTTAAAGGATATAGACCATTCATAGGTATGTTTGTCTCTATAGAAATTTGACACTCACATGTACATTGTTGCATCTCTTATGAAGTACTTGTTTCTGGTGCAAGAACTGCTGCTTCCTCATCTGCTCCAAGAAGATGTGCTTCCTCATCTGCTCCAAGAAGAGGTGCTACTTCTTCATTTTCTCCTCCAAAGCCTGCTGCTGCTAGTGCATCTGGTTCTACAAGGGTCAGGAAGAAGCCAAGCAAATTCAGAGACTATTTGTATGCTAGTGGCAATTAGTCGGATAATTAGTTCAGAGACTACTTCTGTATTTTGGGCAAAATTGTTGTGATGTTGGCAAAACCACTGTGATGTTGGCAAAACTTGTTGTATTTTGTACTTGCTGTGGTAGCAAGATAACTTGTTGTGATGTTGGCAAGCTATGGTAAACTTGAAAAGATGAACTTGTTGTGATAACTTGATGTGATGTTGGCAGTTAATGTTAGTGTATGTGTGGGTTATGATAACTTGTTGTGTGTCAACTTCTAGCCTATGGTTAGCCCATAAAGTTGTTGGTTCCTTTTGTCGACGGTTGTCGATAGGCTAGGTTAGCCCATAAAGTTGTTGGTTCCTTTTGTCAACGGTTATCGATAGGCTAGGTTAGCCCATAAAGTTGTTGGTTCCTTTTGTCAACGGTTGTCGATAGGCTAGGTTAGCCCATAAAGTTGTTGGTTCCTTTTGTCGACGGTTGTCGATACGCTAGGGTTAGCCCATAAATTTATGGGCTAACCCTAGCTCTCGACAACCGTCGACGAAAGGAACCAACCTCTCTAGGCTAACCCTAGCCTCTCAACAACCATCGACGAAAGGAACAAACCTCTCTAGGCTAACCCTAGCCTCTCTACAACCATCGACGAAAGGAACCAACCTCTCTAGGCTAACCCTAGCATCTCGACAACCATCGACGAAAGGAACCTACCTCTCTAGGCTAACCGTAGCCTCTCGACAACCATCGACGAAAGGAACCAACCTCTCTAGGCTAACCCTAGCCTCTCGACAACCATCGACGAAAGGAACCTACCTCTCTAGGCTAACCCTAGCCTCTCGACAACCGTCGACAAAAGGAACCAACCTCTCTAGGCTAACCCTAGCATCTCGACAACCGTCGACGAAAGGAACCTACCTCTCTAGGCTAATTGTAACCTCTCGACAACCATCGACGAAAGGAACCAACCTCTCTAGGCTAACCCTAGCCTCTCGACAACCGTCGATGAAAGGAACCTACCTCTCTAGCCTAACCATAGCCTCTCGACAACCGTCGACGAAAAGAACCTACCTCTCTAGCCTCACAATAGTATTTTAAACTTTTTCTCCTCTATCAATATGAGAAACCTAGAACACAGTTCATATGATCAACATAATTCCATATGATCACATCCAACAAACATCTTAGTGTTCAAATATGACATAATAATCCTTTACAACTAAACATCACATGACTAAGGTTCAGAAACAAGATAGTTCAACCTTGTTGGCCTCATACATTATGCCAACAGAAACACTCACATCTTAGGGTACTTAGTTCAACAGAAACAACATAATTTGCTAACAAGTTCATCACAGATTTGCCTCACAGAAACAACATAATTTTCCTCACTCATCACAGAGTTCTTTGATTTTCCTCAACTTAACCTTGTTTGCCTCCCCATCCTTCAGCAAATCAGCTATGATATACTCTatctttttcttctccttcttcatctGTTCAATCTGTTGAAGACCTTCATCTACTACATGTTTCTTCCAATTGCTAACAAATTCATCATTGCTCTGCTTAATGACTTCTAGTGTTGTCCTCGGCTCAATATTGTCTTTCTCAAGCTTAGCCTTCTCTTCCTGGGCTTGAAGTACAACATTCTCTACATCACCATCCTGCATAATCTTCTGATAGTTCTCCCTCATCACATTCTTGTGAATTGTTGAAAAAAATGCTTGTTTCTTTGATGTGGTTGTGGTGCTTCTCTTGGATTAGCTTTTTCTCTTCTCCCAGCTTGAGTATGAGCTTTTCTTTAGCATCATTCTCTTTGCTACTCTGCTCATACATATCCCAAAGTTTGCGTAGTGCATTTTTCATGGGTTCTGGCCATTCTGGGTCAATCCATTGAACCAGAACACAATTGTCACCTTCCTATAATAATTCAACAAAACAAAAGTTAACAGCAGGACCACAAATTCAGATAAGTCAGTTAACATCTACATATATTCAGTTAACAGCTACATATATTCAGTTAACACCTACATATATTCAGTTAAAGCTACTTATATTCAGTTAACTTAGCTCATTTAACAACAGACACATTCAGATAAGCATTGATTAAACCTGACACGTTGTTTCCTCAAAACACCAGATAAAACAACATCTTCACAAAACTATATACACAACTATATTCAGTTAAAAGGCAAAAAACATATATTCAGTTCACTGAGCACCACACAAAGGATCTGTATAATCTATGACTACCAGAGAGGACCTGCCACTAACCTGATTACCGCATCCATAAAACCTATGGCTAGTGTTGATTCCTTGAAACACAACAGCCCTATGAACAGGAAGGTTGTGACAGCACATCGGTCCTCCGGCAACAATACCGCACCACTCCGGGTCAACAATGGTCTGTGGGATCTACAATAGTGCAACAGTGCTCAATATCCCAACTCAAATTCGTGAAAACTAAGCTCAAATCGAAGAAAACCTTAACCCTAAGTCAAAGAGAAATGATACTCACATAGGTCTCGTCCTCGTGCGAGTTGAAGAGGGGGGACACAGAATCTTCGCTACTAGTTTCTCGTCCTTCCAGGACACCATCattgcggcggccggcggcgacaaATGGACAGCGAAGGCGGTGGCGAACGAGCCGCAGGCAGAGACGAAGGTGAGAGAGAGGGGAATGGACGAACGGGTCGGGCTGGGTCGGGCCGGCTCGTTAGGTCAGGTGCGACGCCGTCTAACGGCGCGAGTCACGGGCGTCGTCTTCCCCTGGCCACGTGGCGCCTGATAGCGGGCCCAGCCGGTTAGTTTTCCACTCAGACGCGCCAAACCGTTCAATCGGTGCTATTTGAAAACTGTCAGCGCAAACATGGtggttttttgaagaaaaaaaatgaaaggtggtggttttatgttttagcgtccccaaatgtggtggttttttgcaatttactctgaGTTGTTTGATTTGTACTTGTGATCTACAATTGAAATAATGCTGGTATGGAAAAATTGTGTTGACTAATCATCTTGAAAGTCCAGTTGTTAAAGGGCATTTCCCTTTTGTCCAGCTATATAAGTCGTGCGAGTGGTTCATAGTATGCCATAAATGTAAGTTGAATTTTTTCCGCCTTTTTAAATGTAAACTGACCTTTTTTAGAATATAAATTGATCTATTGAAGTGATTAATTCAGGTTAGCTTATGTTTCGAAGTGTCTTGTTGATCTTTCAAGAGGTAATATCATTGCTAGTCACAGAAAGAACTTGTGTTTGATGTGCAGTTTGGTGCtaaaattttaaaaatatgttTTTCTGATGATTTAACTTGTGTTTAGGTGTAAATACAGTCACTCCGGCCATTTGCAAGCGTATACGCCATTGGCGTGGCATGTCACACAGGCACGGGCCCGTTGTCAGTGACAGATATCACTTTGGGCGACCCATGCACATTTTTTATTTTGCACAAAAGCCCTCAAATTTATTTAATTACGAACAATGGCTCTCAAATTAAAAAAAAGGCTGCTGCTGATGGGTTCAAACCCATGACCACCTAATAACACACCAGCGCACATGAGCTACCCAGTACACCAAGTACCTTTATGTGGTCAAAATGAGAAATGCTGAATTTTATGTTTTTACAATGATGACTACTCATATCcaaatattttttctttttttttctcaagTACGCTGAGCcagcgtatcattgcattgataggaaaAAAAGAGTTAGGGGGGAGGGGTGCCGTGGCCTCGTACACACGAATGGCGAGACCGCGACACCCGGTGGAGTAGAGGGAATGGGGTTGCTCAGCCCCAATGCAAACTAAGGTCCTATGTTACAAGCGCGTGTGTGTTCATTCCTCGAGCTCATGTCGCGGCCCAGGAGCGAGCTTCGTCCTTAATTGCTTGAATCAGAGTCAGGGTGGACAGTGTGATCTTGTCGAAGATGACGGCGTTTCGATGGCGCCAGATCGACCATGCTGTGAGCGCAGCGATAGTGGCAAGCCCTCGTCGCCAAGCACTCGGTGTAAGTAGAAGAGTTGAGGAGAGCCAGCTAAAGTAGTCGACAGAGCCGTCCGGGGCTCTGGTTGTCGGGGAGCACCATGAAAGGATTTCGTGCCAGGTAATGCGCGCGAAGCTGCAACCCACAAGGAGGTGGCGCAGAGTCTCGGGCTCCTGGGCGCATAGCACGCACTCCGGCTCGTGTGGCAGGCCACGCCGGGCGAGCCGGTCCGTGGACCAGCAGCGGTTTAGGGAGGCGAGCCAGATGAAGAACTGCACGGAGGTTGGACCACCAGTTTGCCAGGCAAGTTGCCAGAATTCGGAAGTCGTTGAGCCATGGAAGAGTGCATTATAgcaggaggaggcggagtactccCCGTTCTCGGTCCAGCGCCAGCGGATGCGGTCAGATTGAGGGGTCAGCACAATGTGCCGTACACGGCGCCAGGTTTCCACGTATTCCACCGTGGCGGCCGGTCCTAAAGCACCTTGGATGTCAGAAATCCAGCGCCGATCAGAGAGAGTGGAGGCGACTGTACGGGTGCGTCGGAGGCGTCGGGGAACAAGAGCCACCAGGGCGGGGCGGTGACCATGAGCGATTTGCCATCGAGCCAAGGGTCTTGCCAGAAACAGCAGGTGGTGCCATCGCCGATGGTCCATGACGTGGAAGCTCGGAAAAAATGCAGAACCTCGGGATCGCGCGGGAGCTGGAGATAAGTCCAAGGTCTCGAAGGGTCAGTAGCTTGGAGCCAAAGCCAGCGGACGCGGAGCAAGATCCCGGTGTGGTGGAGGTCGCGAATCCCCAATCCTCCCAGGTCAAGAGGACGGCAGACACGCGCCCAGCTGACCAGGTAGGAGCCAGCGCACACGTCATTGCGACCATGCCAAAGGAAGTCGCGGAGGATTCTATTGGCCTTCTTGAGGATGGTGGGAGAAAGAGCCATGGCGAAGAGAAGGTGCACAGGCATGGCACCCAAGACTTGCCGGACCAGGGCCAGGCGCTCGCCGCGGTTGAGCAGCGCGGCTTTCCAGGTAGCGAGCTTCCGGGAGAGTTTCTCAATCAGTGGCAACAAGTGGGACGCCGGCACTTTCTGAAGAGATAGAGGGAGGCCTAGATACTGAATGGGGAAGGCCCTCACAAGGCAGGCAAATAGTAGCGCCAATGGAACTATCGATGTCGTCAGGGCACTAGATAGGTGTGGCTAGGCATTTAGCGAAGTTGGTGCGCAAGCCGGAGGTAGCCCCAAAGTGGTCAAGCAGGGAGCTGATCGTGGAGAGCTCGGCAGCGTCGAGGTGGCAGAAGATTACCACGTCTTTCTCTAACCAAATTTTCATGAAATTTCTAATTTAAATGAGAGAAACTAGTCTAACAATACATGAACGTAACTTAAATCCTCATATGGACATACAATATCAGACCCTCTTTTGGTACATATATTTTTTGTGTTATTCACGCTCATTTTAGAAAATTACGTTATTTAAAATATTGTTCTCGTTGCCGCAACAATGAATTCGACTCGCGACTTTTCTATAGGAAAGGAGTTGGGTTGACCACCGTACAGGAAACACTTATTTAAAGTAATGTGTTAAACTAAATATATTTATACATTAAAAACAAAATTTATTTCAACATTTCGGGTGAAAAAACCAAGAATTGCCGAGATATTTCGAAAACCAGAATTTGCAACTCCTTccaaaaaaaaggaataaaataaAATCTTGCTCGTGAACAAGTTTGTGTACGTTTTGGGCTAAACATTATACATTTTGACGCATGTTTTAAAATCAAATTTCATTTAAAAATTTCTAGCgaaaaatgatttttgggaaaccTATTTTTCTGGCAAAACCAAGGAAAAGAGAATCGAGAAAAAAAATGTGTATTCAGTGAGTAAATGTATCTCCACGGATGCATGAAATTGTGTTCGGTGGAGTGGTTCGCTAGTGCCTTCACGTAAATGAAGTCGTGAGTTCGAACCTACCACACTCTTTTATTTCTTATTTCTTGCACCAATTTGTTTGAGTCATTGACAGTGGGCCATAGCCCCACTGGCATGCCACGTAAGCACATGATACAGACAAAATGGCCGTATTTGCATGAGATGATAAGTTATATGACCACAATTTCGTATTTTATAAGTTTTAAACTAGACATTAAGCGCAAGTTGTACAACTTTTAATGATATTACTTCATCTTTCAACTAACCCAAATGTACCATTTAAAACTAGACGATAACAGGCGAATCAACCTTGGTTGAATAGTTAGAAGGACAAGCAGGGACGAAGCTAGCATCGGATTACGTCTAGAGCTAAGCTAGTTTAAGTGATACACTCTAGTGGTTTTGTATATTGTATAAGAACATAGGAGTATTGCAAAGGATATCGTTATTACGCCTAGGGCTATAGTTCCAATTGTCCTAGGTCTCCGTCACTGAGGACAGTAGTATCCTCCGTCCACCAGGGTTCAAGCCCAACATttgacattggtgctcgcattttttAAGATTTGTAGATCTTTTGACGATGTATGTTTAGTGGAAGGAGACGTTCTCATCAACTACGAAAATGTCTATGacgacttcatcaatctcaagatgatgtgtcggCTCGGTCTCTCACAGGTGCTTATAGGGATATCATGTGCATTAatgcgttcatagaggtgagtaTATGTACGTATGTATGAGCGTCCGAGTCTCTACTGTGTAAAAAAAAAAACTAGACAGTAAGAGCACGATTTCTGTTCATTTTGGGCAAACGATATTTTTTTTTATATGATTGTGTCATCATCTTTCAATCTACGGAATCAGAATGCACCTATTGTACGATGTACGTCACTTGTTAGGTTTTGCCTTTAACTATCCATACTTGCCCTCGAGGTTTTTCTCACACTTGCCCGTCCGATTGGCAGATTAAATCCAACATTCGGTGTTTTATCTCACAAAGCTTCCTTTCTTTTGGGGGGGAAATAAGCAACGTGACAAGCTGTGAAGGTTACAAATTTCTAGCCACTCTTCTTAATTATTTTATGTGCAGGTATAGGTAAAAGTATTACTCCACACGATAAAAGCATTGGTCCGTATAATTCAGAGACGCTGTGCATAACTGATAAGTTACAAACAGAAGGCTTAGTCTCTTTCAGATGACCTAGATAAACAATTTGAGGAAACGTCCGTCAAAGCAAAAGAAAAAGATATCCAGTTGCAGCTACTAAAATCAGGATGGTGTGAAAATTTCAACCATCCGACCACTTTGCTCAAAATTTTCCCTAGCCAGACTAAAGCTGCTTTGGCGGCTACACTCACAGCTCCAGGCTTTTCTATCTATCCAACATGTACCTCGGTAGCCTCTCTCTTATGGTTATGGTTGTAATAGTGGAGTCATTGCTTCCAGTGACAGTTTAGAGCTCGTCGTGGCCGGACAGGTCTGAAGCCACAGCATCGAGTTTCTGTTGCAGCTCCTGTTATagattgttatatatatatatatataaagcaaaACTCCATTAGCTCCCAACCTCAATGCAAAGAAAGAAAACACATTCGTGATAGGGACAAGAAAGAACCTTCAGCTTCTCTTCAACACACATTGCAGGAGTTGACAGTACAGCGACGTACCTGCGCCATCGGAACAGACATAGAAATAATTAACATGATATAATGTGCATTTTGGTAAAAAGATCAAAGGTGTATCATGACAAAAAAAAACTACGCACTCGCATCTGCTGGGCTCATCGACACCGTTAAGTTCGTTGCTCAGCCCACATCTAAGCCTGACCTGCATAAAAGTTAAGCCGCACAGTTATATTTTAAGACATGCAAATGGAAAGAGCTGTGCTTAAGGAGAATGCAACCCTGAATAATAGCAAGTACCTTTAGGCTTCGGTCAGGGCCATTCCAGCATTTGTCTCCACTTGAAAAGTGCATCATCCTGTAGGATTCTTCAAATTTGTCCCAGCGCCTGACCAACAGAGAATTTCCATTTTCATTTACGGCACAAGATAACTAACTGCACTAGGAATGACAACATAGTGCAAACGCATGTTTGTGTGCTTCCATGCACAGAATAGGATGTTTAGGCTTGTGAACGTCATACACAAGAGAAAATAGAAACTATAATTTTCTTCCAAGTAACTTTCAAGTAGCTCTAAGCTAGTTGGTAGCTAAACCAGCCAGGACTGTGCAGGCAATTCTCTAGAAAATGGTCCATGTTCAAAGATAAAATGGCAGTAAAGCAGAGCAATGCTGATAGACACAGCACATTGAAAACAAAATTGCACTCCCCTAATCTATTCCTAAAATTGCATCCCTAAGAGAACATGAATGGAATTAGTCGTTTGAAAACATGGTAACGTAATATAACACAGAAAAAAGTTGCTTATATACACAAACCTACATAGTAAGAAAGCTATCCGGATTGCCTATGTAGTGAATTGTCTTCGACCATTACTTGTTCACGTGCAAGTATCAACCCTAGAACTTCATCCAGTTTACAAGATTAACAGCCAGGTTATAGCTCAACCTTTCAAGATTCTACGTTTATTTCGCAAGCTATTGTGCTGAAAAATGTAATCACGGTAATGATGAAGAATGAACAAGATCTCAGCTCGTGCTCTCTAAAACACAGTTAATAATCTACACAATGCGTTTTACTAAATAGCATTACTCAGTGTTTTCCCATAGTGAATATGAATGTGAGAATTTCCACAACATATCAATATGATAGTGGTAGTGGACCAAACTAAATATGAAGTTTAATCAATGGATTACAGTAGGGAATAACAAAAAATATACTAAATCTTAAAGGAGTGCAAGAAACACACCCCAGGTTAGTGGAACTGTGTCCTTCAACCTGTGAAGCTTTCTTGTATGGACAGACCTTGTAAACATACCTGCCAATAGGGATCATGATTCAAAAATCAGTAAACCTAACCAAATATAAAATGAAACaaaaaagtttgaatttttttgagagaTGGGATACATACTTGCCCTCCTTGCCCTCAAAGCACTGGTCATAAAAGTAATAGAACTCCTTCTCCTTACCTAACAAGAATGCATTTCAATCAGTTTCAATTTTTCACAAGTTTACCAAGGTAACGTATTAACTAGAGTAACTAATCAGATGAGGTCAGCATCTAGAGTAGCAGGTAACATGTAATACAGAGCAATAATGTTCTAAAGAAATGAAGCCTCAAATAGTTGGAAATGTATTTTAAGTACCACAGACCGAAATGCAAACTATGTAGATTCGGCTAGAAATAAAACCAAAAAGATATATGAAAGAAACATACAACGGGATGTTCTTTATCTATGGTTGGACTACACTATCCTGTAAATGACTCTCTAAGTTATTTTTGGCCATTTTAAGGAACAGCTTATTTTACGGAACTTCAACAAATTCGCCGCTcgaaaatcagtttggtttcatgcttgcgaggtcgaccatggaagccattgtcttggtacgacaactcatggagagatatagggagcaaaagaaggacctgcatatggtgttcattgacttgaagaaggcctacgataagataccgcggaatgtcatgtggtgggccttggagaaataCAAAGTCACAGCAAAGTACATtgccctcatcaaggacatgtacgataatgttatgacaagtgttcgaacaagtgatggcgacactgatgacttgccgattaaaataggactgcaccaggggtcagctttgagcccttatccttttgctttggtgatggatgaggtcacaagggatatacaaggagatatcccatggtgtatgctctttgcggatgatgtggtgctagtcgatGATAGTCGGATGGGGGTCAATAGGAAGTTGGAGCTATGGAGATAAACCTTGAAATCAAAAGGTTTTaaacttagtagaactaaaaccaagtacatgaggtgcggtttcagtactactaggcacgaggaggaggaggttagcctggatgggcaggtggtgcctcagaaggacaactttcaatatttggggtcaatgttatAGAAGGATGGGGATATcaatgaagatgtgaaccatcgaatcaaagccggatggattaAGTGGCACCAAGCTTCgagcattctctgtgacaagagagagccacaaaagctaaaagtcaagttctataggacggcggttcgacctgcaatgttgtatggcgctaagtgttggccgactaaaaggcgacatgttcaacagttaggtgtggcggagatgcgcatgttgagatggatgtgtggccacacaaggaaggaccTAGTCCgtaatgatgatatacgagatagagttggggtagcaccgactgaagagaagcttgtccaacatcgtctaagatggtttgggcatattcaacaCGGGCCTCCAGAAGCgtcagtgcatagcggacggctaaagcgtgctgataatgtcaagagaggtcggggtagactgACATGGGAGGAATCCGTAAAGAGAGATCTAAGGACTGGAGTACCTCcagagaactagccatggacaggggtgcgtggaagcttgatatccatgtgccagaaccatgagttggttgcgagatcttatgggtttcacctcttgTCCATGTGCCAGAACTTGttcgggactaaaggctttgttattgctgttgttttttgttgttgtagtGTGTTCTTGCTTAGGAACCATGTTAGCACAGTTCTCATTACCATTTACTGGATGGCTTAAGAAGTAGTTTCATCAACCCAAAACACAACATTTGATAAaaaatccctaacaaaactaatagCTGCAAAATATACAAGTGGGTGATGCACTCAACGCGGAGACAAAGTTTCAATTAACTTACCAAAGTCTTGCTTTAGCTTATCTGTCAGAGAGGTTATCCTAGATTGAATTTTGGACAGCTTTGAGCTAGCATCATCGTACTCCTTCCGAACATGAGCAGCCTCTAAAATCATAAATGTGTAAGCGTTAGCACATACTCATATAAATCATGAAGAATCAACAGAAGTAGTATGTACGACTGACCTGATAAATCAACAGGGGTCTTGAAAAAGTTGAATTTCTGTAAAACATTCTGTACAGTTTGCTGAATCTTGTCCAGCCATGATGCTTGTCCTGAGGCAGTTAAATCTGAAGGAAGGAACAAATCAAATAAATAATAAATACACATACAATAGGATAATCAGTAACCACATACAGTAGGAACGGAATTATTGTTGTCATATAAGCACACTATACCTGAATGGTCATCACCTTTCCGGTCGTCATCAGATTTATAGGACACATCCGGTTCTTCATGATCATCAACATATTCATCATCTGATACATTAGACAACTCTTCGTCTTCAAATTTGTGCCTATCATCCTCAACTTCTGAATGATAGCCAGCATAATTTTCTTCTACGGGTTCTGGTATATCATGCTCATCTTCAAATGCTTCTTCTGCAGGttctggaatatccagctcatccTCATGGCCCTTTTTATCGCTTTTACCAACATCATCTACATTTTCTCCAGTCCAGCGAGAAGCTACCAGACGACCCAATTCCGCCTTTGACAAACCTTCAGAGTTGACAGAAGTAGGGTCCTGCAAAACATACAACAATGCTTCATAACTTGAAATTGGAACTGCATTCCCAAGAGATCAACAAAAATTGTACAATATATTCTGGGTATCATAATAATTGTATATAAGTAATAAAAATATAACGTCCACACAAAAATTTGACCATCCTTAACCGAATATAATGGGAGATAAGGACAACGACAATGTGAAAAGACAAGCAAGTGCAGTTTTGGATATAGCTTATTAGTTACAGGACATCAGAAATCTAGACAAG is from Triticum aestivum cultivar Chinese Spring chromosome 3A, IWGSC CS RefSeq v2.1, whole genome shotgun sequence and encodes:
- the LOC123061109 gene encoding glucosidase 2 subunit beta is translated as MRVLALLLLLWISAAATASRPPLETLGIPPQDEAYYRGGVIKCRDGSGKFTRDQLNDDFCDCPDGTDEPGTSACPEAKFYCKNTGHSPITIFSSRVNDGICDCCDGSDEYGSNGTCKNTCWEAGKAAREKLKKKVATYKSGVVIRNQEVEKAELAIAKDEAELTKLKGEEKILQGLVDKLKEQKRLIEKAEEEERLIKEKEEKRIKEEAEKQAAEENKAPDASQEADSQDTNEKAQEDESKVVEHHDGDITDHDNHSPEGETSVEVPDIKAGTGDDEPPVETSAVPTEEQDPTSVNSEGLSKAELGRLVASRWTGENVDDVGKSDKKGHEDELDIPEPAEEAFEDEHDIPEPVEENYAGYHSEVEDDRHKFEDEELSNVSDDEYVDDHEEPDVSYKSDDDRKGDDHSDLTASGQASWLDKIQQTVQNVLQKFNFFKTPVDLSEAAHVRKEYDDASSKLSKIQSRITSLTDKLKQDFGKEKEFYYFYDQCFEGKEGKYVYKVCPYKKASQVEGHSSTNLGRWDKFEESYRMMHFSSGDKCWNGPDRSLKVRLRCGLSNELNGVDEPSRCEYVAVLSTPAMCVEEKLKELQQKLDAVASDLSGHDEL